A section of the Elizabethkingia anophelis R26 genome encodes:
- a CDS encoding MFS transporter, with protein sequence MEKSIGKYRWTICGLLFFATTINYLDRQVLSLLAPELTHQFGWSNSDYGNITAVFQFVYAISLLFAGRFIDKLGTKWGFAIAIIIWSLGAMMHAHAIDIGNAANSVMGWIGLASVPVSILGFVIARAVLGIGESGNFPAAIKTTAEYFPKKERSLATGIFNSGSNIGAILAPLTVPVLSEKYGWESTFMIIGGIGFLWLIFWFILYETPEKQKKLSTEELAYIRSDVDKTVDQSENPEDAKKVSWFRLLQYKQTWAFAIGKFLTDGVWWFFLFWLPKYLEGQYHLSGKELALPLFVLYSMTMVGSISGGWFPMYFIKKGYQAYDGRMRAMFFIALCPLIVLAAQPLGSFGYWVPVILIGLGASAHQAWSANIFTTVSDMFPRKTVASVTGIGGMAGGIGGVIISKIGGPLFDFYEKKGSIETGYTIMFTYCAIAYILAWGIMKLLVPKYRPITDL encoded by the coding sequence ATGGAAAAAAGTATTGGAAAATACAGGTGGACAATTTGCGGTCTTTTATTCTTTGCTACAACAATTAATTATTTAGATCGCCAGGTTCTCAGCCTTCTGGCTCCGGAACTTACCCACCAGTTTGGCTGGAGCAATAGCGACTACGGAAATATTACAGCAGTCTTCCAGTTTGTATATGCCATATCCCTACTATTTGCCGGAAGGTTTATTGATAAGCTAGGAACAAAGTGGGGATTTGCAATCGCTATTATTATATGGAGCCTTGGAGCTATGATGCATGCACATGCTATAGATATTGGTAATGCAGCAAATTCTGTTATGGGTTGGATTGGACTGGCAAGCGTCCCCGTATCTATACTGGGCTTTGTCATCGCACGGGCCGTATTAGGAATTGGTGAGTCCGGAAATTTTCCTGCTGCAATAAAAACGACAGCAGAATATTTCCCTAAAAAGGAACGTTCTTTAGCTACAGGAATCTTTAATTCGGGAAGTAATATTGGTGCTATTTTAGCACCGTTAACAGTACCTGTATTATCGGAAAAATACGGATGGGAATCTACATTTATGATTATCGGAGGTATAGGTTTTCTATGGTTAATTTTCTGGTTTATATTATATGAAACACCTGAAAAACAAAAGAAGCTTTCTACCGAAGAACTGGCTTATATCCGTAGTGATGTTGATAAAACAGTAGACCAGAGCGAAAATCCTGAAGATGCTAAAAAAGTTTCCTGGTTCAGACTTTTACAATATAAACAAACCTGGGCTTTTGCTATAGGAAAATTCCTGACCGATGGTGTATGGTGGTTTTTCTTATTCTGGCTGCCTAAGTATCTGGAGGGGCAATATCATCTGAGTGGAAAAGAGCTCGCTCTCCCTTTGTTTGTATTATATAGCATGACAATGGTCGGCAGTATATCCGGCGGATGGTTCCCTATGTACTTTATAAAGAAAGGCTATCAGGCCTATGATGGAAGAATGCGTGCCATGTTCTTTATAGCACTATGTCCTTTAATTGTATTGGCTGCCCAGCCTTTAGGTTCATTCGGTTATTGGGTTCCGGTAATCCTTATTGGCCTCGGCGCTTCTGCACATCAGGCATGGAGTGCTAATATCTTCACTACGGTTTCTGATATGTTTCCGAGAAAAACTGTAGCATCCGTGACTGGTATTGGCGGAATGGCGGGGGGTATTGGCGGGGTAATTATCTCAAAGATAGGGGGACCTTTATTTGATTTTTACGAAAAGAAAGGCAGTATTGAAACCGGATATACCATTATGTTTACTTACTGTGCTATCGCCTATATTCTGGCATGGGGGATTATGAAACTCCTTGTTCCGAAATACAGACCTATTACGGATTTATAG
- the kduI gene encoding 5-dehydro-4-deoxy-D-glucuronate isomerase, translating to MQIRFESSPREVKAMDTASLRREFLVENLMTEDNISLTYSHYDRLIIGGTKPVKQSTELETHEELKADYFLQRRELGIINVGGKGSVEVDGEKYALDKLDCLYVGKGAQKVTFSSSNPGEPATYYLLSAPAHKEYPTTKYTKEQAAPVTLGDGKTSNRRTIYKYIHEAGIQSCQLVMGLTVLEEGSVWNSIPAHTHTRRTEIYFYFDLNTEQRLFHMMGETTETRHIIMKNHEAVISPSWSVHFGAGTSNYGFIWGMGGENKRYDDMDPAPLDVLL from the coding sequence ATGCAAATTAGATTTGAGAGCAGTCCCCGTGAGGTCAAAGCGATGGACACTGCGTCTTTACGCCGGGAATTCCTGGTGGAAAACCTTATGACTGAAGATAACATCAGCCTTACATATTCGCACTACGACAGACTTATTATAGGCGGAACCAAGCCTGTAAAACAATCTACTGAACTTGAAACACATGAAGAACTAAAAGCCGATTATTTTCTTCAGAGAAGAGAATTAGGGATTATTAATGTTGGTGGAAAAGGCTCTGTAGAAGTAGATGGTGAAAAGTATGCACTGGATAAATTAGATTGCCTGTATGTAGGAAAAGGAGCACAAAAAGTTACTTTTTCCAGTAGCAATCCTGGTGAGCCCGCTACATATTATTTACTATCAGCTCCTGCTCACAAGGAATACCCTACAACAAAATACACAAAAGAACAGGCGGCTCCTGTAACGCTGGGTGATGGTAAAACATCTAACAGAAGAACAATTTACAAGTATATCCACGAAGCCGGAATTCAGAGCTGTCAGCTTGTTATGGGTCTCACTGTTCTGGAAGAAGGCAGTGTATGGAATTCAATTCCTGCACATACTCATACCCGCAGAACTGAGATTTATTTTTACTTCGATCTGAATACAGAACAGAGATTATTCCATATGATGGGTGAAACGACGGAAACGCGTCATATCATTATGAAAAATCACGAGGCCGTTATTTCGCCATCATGGAGCGTACATTTTGGTGCAGGTACTTCCAATTACGGATTTATCTGGGGCATGGGCGGTGAAAACAAACGATATGATGATATGGATCCGGCTCCTTTAGATGTACTTTTATAA
- a CDS encoding SDR family NAD(P)-dependent oxidoreductase, whose translation MTNKLFDLSGKTALVTGGNKGIGRGMAIGLAQAGADIIIASRSIEANSEIEQEVIKLGRNFHFYKMDAENRDNVYEFIQQLNSNHPHIDILINNAGTILRKPAAEHPDEYWDSVININLDTPFILAREIGKKMIDQGKGKIIFTCSLLSFQGGINVPGYAASKGALASLVKALSNEWSSKGVNVNGIAPGYIATDNTEALRNDEERSKAILDRIPANRWGTPEDFAGPAVFLSSSASDYVDGTILTVDGGWMGR comes from the coding sequence ATGACAAACAAATTATTTGACCTTAGCGGTAAAACTGCTCTGGTCACAGGAGGCAATAAAGGTATTGGCCGCGGAATGGCTATAGGCCTTGCTCAGGCAGGTGCTGATATTATTATTGCATCCCGTAGTATAGAAGCCAATTCTGAAATAGAGCAAGAGGTAATAAAACTGGGAAGGAATTTCCATTTTTATAAGATGGATGCTGAAAACAGGGATAATGTCTATGAATTTATTCAACAGCTCAACTCCAATCATCCACATATAGATATTCTCATCAACAATGCCGGAACCATTCTTAGAAAACCTGCTGCTGAACATCCTGACGAATACTGGGATTCTGTAATCAATATCAATCTGGATACACCGTTTATCCTGGCTCGTGAAATAGGTAAAAAAATGATCGATCAGGGAAAAGGTAAAATTATATTCACTTGCTCTTTACTGAGCTTCCAGGGCGGGATTAATGTTCCGGGGTATGCTGCCAGTAAAGGCGCTTTGGCCAGTTTAGTCAAAGCATTGTCCAACGAATGGTCTTCTAAAGGGGTTAACGTAAATGGTATTGCACCGGGGTATATTGCCACAGATAATACAGAGGCTCTACGTAACGATGAAGAGCGCAGCAAAGCTATTCTGGACAGAATACCCGCAAACAGATGGGGTACTCCGGAAGATTTTGCAGGTCCTGCAGTATTTCTTTCATCTTCAGCCAGTGATTATGTTGACGGTACAATTCTTACTGTTGACGGCGGATGGATGGGACGTTAA
- a CDS encoding GNAT family N-acetyltransferase, translating to MVKILEYQTEHFADLTSYTLPEEQAMFSRIPAEVLNNPRIDDETDRFYYTIMYNDKAVGFFLLEFAHDRWYKPQDETAALLRSLTLNPEFQGKGIAKEMMIQLPDLVRKQFPDVKEIAFGVNFKNTSAYQMYLKAGYQDSGKSFDGPKGPQHIMVKEL from the coding sequence ATGGTTAAAATTCTTGAATACCAGACAGAACATTTTGCAGACCTTACCTCTTATACATTACCTGAAGAACAGGCTATGTTTTCCAGAATACCGGCAGAGGTGCTAAACAACCCCAGAATAGATGATGAAACAGATCGATTTTACTATACAATTATGTATAATGATAAAGCTGTAGGATTTTTTCTTCTGGAATTTGCGCATGACAGATGGTATAAGCCTCAGGATGAAACGGCTGCATTATTAAGGTCGCTTACTCTAAATCCCGAATTTCAGGGAAAGGGGATTGCCAAGGAAATGATGATACAACTTCCGGATCTGGTAAGAAAACAGTTTCCTGATGTAAAAGAAATTGCTTTTGGTGTGAATTTTAAAAATACATCAGCTTATCAGATGTACCTGAAGGCAGGATATCAGGATTCTGGTAAAAGTTTTGACGGGCCTAAAGGTCCACAGCATATTATGGTTAAAGAACTGTAA
- a CDS encoding GNAT family N-acetyltransferase: MTEIVPYNDEHYEALTSYILDETQSQFSLVPREILDNSEIMENKRRFQYTILHESNVAGFFSLDFSADLQNYSDSANAVLLRALSMNPEFQGKGIAKSAMIMLPAFVKKHFPEVEKIVFGVNATNENAYKLYLKTGYLDSGKIYEGVKGPQHIMLMKL; the protein is encoded by the coding sequence ATGACAGAAATTGTTCCTTATAATGATGAGCACTATGAAGCGCTCACATCTTATATATTAGATGAAACGCAATCTCAGTTTTCACTTGTGCCCAGAGAAATTCTCGATAATTCTGAAATAATGGAGAATAAGAGACGCTTTCAGTACACTATATTACATGAAAGTAATGTGGCGGGCTTTTTCTCCCTCGATTTTTCTGCAGATCTGCAAAATTACTCAGATAGTGCTAATGCAGTATTGCTACGTGCTTTGTCCATGAATCCGGAATTTCAGGGAAAAGGGATCGCTAAGTCAGCAATGATTATGCTTCCGGCTTTTGTAAAAAAACATTTTCCTGAGGTTGAGAAAATTGTATTTGGTGTAAATGCAACCAATGAAAACGCCTACAAACTTTATTTGAAAACAGGTTATCTGGATTCAGGTAAAATCTACGAAGGAGTGAAAGGTCCAC